DNA sequence from the Candidatus Fluviicola riflensis genome:
CTGATTATTGTTACCGGCGGACTCGGGCCAACCAAAGATGATATTACGAAACATGTGTTGTGCGAATATTTCGAAACGGAATTGGTGATGAACGAACCAATCCTGGAACACATCACTTCTTTTTTCACTAAGCGTAATCGTCCGATGCTGGAAGTAAATCGTCAGCAGGCGGCTTTGCCCGAAGCGTGTACCGTTTTATTTAACCGCCAGGGTACAGCAGCCGGAATGTGGTTTGAACGCGGTGAAAAAGTCCTGGTTTCGATGCCGGGCGTTCCTTATGAAATGAAATCGATCTTTTCGGAAGAAGCGTTGCCGAAGATCCGGGAGCGTTTTCAGACCGTCGGATTGTACCATCGTACGTTATTAACGCAGGGAGTCGGCGAATCGTTTTTGGCTGATACACTTTCCGATTGGGAAAACCGTTTACGCGCCGATGGCTTGGGATTGGCTTATCTGCCTTCACCTGGAGTCGTGAAATTGCGCATTACCGCTTATGCAGGTGAAAGTGATGCCACGAAAGTGGATGCTTACCTCACTGAAGCGAAAAAAGCGCTTCCCATTGCCGCTTATGGTGAGGAAGAAGAAACCTTGCAGGAAGTCGTTGGGAATCTGCTGCTTGAGCGCGGACAAACCATCGGAACGGTAGAAAGTTGTACTGGCGGCGCGATCACGGCTTTGCTGACAAGCATTTCCGGTTCGTCTGACTATGTACAAGGCGGTTTGGTGACGTATAGTAATCAATTGAAGCAGGAGCTGGCAAGCGTGCGTTTGGAAACACTGGAAACGTTCGGAGCGGTTTCGGAGGAAACGGTAAAAGAAATGGCGCTTGGCGGAAGAAAAAAACTGGGCGTGGATTGGTGCATTTCAGTGAGTGGTGTTGCGGGGCCAGTAGGCGGATCGGAAGAGAAACCAGTTGGGACAGTTTGGATAGGAATTGCAGGGCCGACAGCATTTTGGAGCAAGCAATTCAGTTTCGGTGATAATCGCGAAAGAAACGTGCAAATGAGCGTGTTAGCGG
Encoded proteins:
- a CDS encoding competence/damage-inducible protein A, translating into MFKLTNNFTLNIKNDTMIEAELISIGDELLIGQTVNTNASWLGQQLAAVGIRVIHTAVTTDEPQAIVSAFDAAFERATLIIVTGGLGPTKDDITKHVLCEYFETELVMNEPILEHITSFFTKRNRPMLEVNRQQAALPEACTVLFNRQGTAAGMWFERGEKVLVSMPGVPYEMKSIFSEEALPKIRERFQTVGLYHRTLLTQGVGESFLADTLSDWENRLRADGLGLAYLPSPGVVKLRITAYAGESDATKVDAYLTEAKKALPIAAYGEEEETLQEVVGNLLLERGQTIGTVESCTGGAITALLTSISGSSDYVQGGLVTYSNQLKQELASVRLETLETFGAVSEETVKEMALGGRKKLGVDWCISVSGVAGPVGGSEEKPVGTVWIGIAGPTAFWSKQFSFGDNRERNVQMSVLAALNFVRCALLGIIPEKKNH